Proteins encoded by one window of Moorella humiferrea:
- a CDS encoding DUF2953 domain-containing protein — MWAWTAGFFTACLLMLLLPVHLEITFRQNNGNTDLKLQLGLPGGWGVWEVNVASSRQWWAIFLQNGVGGALWNDSDAGTGRDRRRRVSRRSTFRFHKLRKIIEIWGRFFNLVTCRRWRLFLTLGTGDPATTAFTCGAVWVVTGWMYRNLKQHACLDFFTPEWHIQPSFDKPTITVDFRCIFVLRLGHIISACLQSLWLVLKEARLMRRGKSCPSIP; from the coding sequence TTGTGGGCTTGGACGGCAGGATTTTTTACAGCTTGCCTCCTGATGCTTTTATTACCGGTGCACTTGGAAATTACCTTCCGGCAAAATAACGGCAATACCGATCTTAAATTGCAACTAGGACTGCCGGGAGGTTGGGGCGTCTGGGAGGTTAACGTCGCTTCCTCGCGGCAATGGTGGGCTATTTTTTTGCAGAATGGCGTCGGAGGGGCGTTATGGAACGATAGCGACGCGGGGACCGGCAGGGACAGGAGAAGGCGGGTAAGCCGGCGTTCAACCTTCCGGTTCCATAAATTGAGGAAAATTATTGAGATATGGGGGCGCTTCTTTAACCTGGTGACCTGCCGCCGGTGGCGCCTTTTTTTGACACTGGGCACAGGGGACCCGGCAACTACAGCTTTCACCTGTGGTGCCGTTTGGGTGGTAACGGGTTGGATGTACCGCAATTTAAAACAACACGCTTGTTTGGATTTTTTTACACCTGAATGGCATATACAGCCTTCCTTCGATAAGCCGACAATAACTGTCGATTTCAGGTGCATATTCGTCCTGAGGTTAGGTCATATTATTAGTGCCTGCCTACAGTCCCTGTGGCTGGTGTTAAAGGAAGCACGGCTGATGAGGAGGGGCAAAAGTTGCCCGAGCATCCCATAG
- the scpB gene encoding SMC-Scp complex subunit ScpB produces MNPLPLFFREEKKAALECLLFVAGGPVTVETLAASLGLSNEDVIELALELKKLYNEEGRGLQIREVAGGYQMCTRPQYAHYIETFLRPELPSLSMAALETLAVIAYRQPVTRAEIEHIRGVKVDGILTSLLNRGLIKEAGRKDAPGRPILYVTTPRFLELLGLKDLSELPPLEEAADVRE; encoded by the coding sequence GTGAACCCTTTGCCTTTATTTTTTAGGGAAGAAAAAAAAGCGGCCCTTGAATGTCTCCTTTTCGTCGCCGGGGGGCCGGTGACTGTTGAAACCCTAGCTGCCTCCCTGGGATTAAGTAATGAGGACGTAATAGAGCTGGCTTTAGAGTTAAAAAAACTTTATAACGAAGAAGGGCGGGGACTGCAGATTAGGGAGGTAGCCGGCGGCTACCAAATGTGTACCAGGCCCCAGTATGCCCATTATATTGAAACCTTTCTGCGGCCCGAACTGCCTTCCCTTTCCATGGCCGCCCTTGAAACCCTGGCCGTCATCGCCTACCGTCAACCGGTCACGCGGGCGGAAATTGAACACATTCGCGGAGTTAAAGTAGATGGGATTTTAACTAGTCTTTTAAATCGCGGTTTAATAAAAGAAGCCGGCAGGAAAGACGCCCCGGGTCGCCCCATCCTTTACGTTACCACCCCGCGTTTTCTCGAATTACTGGGTTTAAAGGATTTATCGGAACTACCGCCTTTAGAGGAAGCAGCAGACGTCCGGGAATAA